In Nanohaloarchaea archaeon SW_7_43_1, a single window of DNA contains:
- a CDS encoding dihydrofolate reductase, which translates to MMEKIIIAAVAENNVIGKDGDIPWHYSEDMKHFKQKTTGNTVIMGRKTFQSLPDSFKPLPDRQNIVLTRSDFSPQSESVTVANSLDEAWVRANNEKVFIIGGEGVYEQSLEQTDKMILTEIKGEYEGDTYFPEWNEEKWRETEREEKNEFSFVEHERLN; encoded by the coding sequence ATGATGGAGAAGATAATCATAGCAGCGGTCGCGGAAAACAATGTAATAGGTAAAGATGGCGATATACCCTGGCATTATTCCGAAGATATGAAGCATTTTAAACAGAAGACAACAGGAAACACTGTTATCATGGGCAGGAAAACGTTTCAGTCTCTTCCGGACAGCTTCAAGCCATTGCCGGACCGCCAGAACATAGTCTTGACAAGATCAGATTTTTCTCCACAAAGTGAGAGTGTAACTGTAGCGAACAGTCTCGATGAGGCTTGGGTGAGAGCTAACAATGAGAAGGTATTCATTATTGGAGGGGAAGGAGTCTACGAGCAAAGTCTTGAACAAACAGACAAGATGATCCTAACCGAAATAAAAGGAGAATACGAAGGAGATACCTACTTCCCGGAGTGGAACGAAGAAAAATGGAGAGAAACAGAAAGAGAAGAAAAAAATGAATTCTCTTTCGTTGAGCACGAAAGACTCAATTGA
- the tmk gene encoding dTMP kinase, translating into MDENLGVKERDYPGTFIVVEGADGAGTTTQSKKLAEKLEAEWTFEPTDKRIGVKVDEMISSEDHSPETVALGFAADRMAHLEDRVIPWLKEGKTVVSDRYYHSSLVYQPVMGADREWIDGLNKETLKPDLTFILDISAEIGMERVDERGRDGNIFEDLSFQEKVVKRYRRLENESTILVDASNSEEEVFKEINSRVEQNIDL; encoded by the coding sequence GTGGATGAAAATTTGGGTGTGAAGGAACGTGATTACCCCGGTACTTTCATTGTCGTAGAAGGAGCCGACGGAGCTGGTACAACAACACAGTCAAAGAAACTTGCTGAGAAACTTGAGGCAGAATGGACTTTTGAACCTACAGATAAGAGGATAGGGGTTAAAGTCGATGAGATGATTTCATCGGAGGATCACTCTCCGGAGACAGTTGCTCTAGGATTCGCAGCTGATAGAATGGCACATCTTGAAGACAGAGTGATTCCATGGCTAAAAGAAGGTAAAACAGTAGTATCTGACCGCTACTATCATTCCTCACTTGTTTACCAGCCGGTGATGGGAGCTGACAGGGAATGGATCGATGGACTGAATAAAGAGACTTTGAAACCCGATCTCACTTTTATTCTCGATATATCTGCGGAAATAGGTATGGAAAGAGTAGATGAAAGAGGACGTGACGGCAATATCTTTGAGGATCTAAGCTTTCAGGAGAAAGTTGTCAAACGGTACCGGAGACTTGAGAACGAGTCAACAATTCTTGTTGATGCCTCAAATTCTGAGGAGGAAGTATTCAAAGAGATTAATTCCCGTGTCGAACAGAATATCGATCTATGA
- the thyA gene encoding thymidylate synthase, which produces MEKYQNLVKNILENANYKPNRTSVDTISTFSQFYRIDLSQGFPLVTTKDMSGYRWNSLIHELLWYFSGEEHIKNLREETKIWDAWADEEGKLETAYGRFWRRFPVPDENSHLPGETWSEEDDHRWVDEEEDGALTFDQIQYVIDQLNENPKSRRIVVNAWHPANATVSKLPPCHFSFVFNVQDGKLNTHLTQRSGDTALGIPFNIAAYSLITRMIAKQTDLELGEFAHTIVDAHIYCGTEERGKWYGNNLEELKDRVSKCEDRQDYLEVRDWILENAPEENEGEEKKDHIPGLLKQLSREPRERPEMEVPDKPIDEMKHDDFQLKNYKPHEGIKFGIAE; this is translated from the coding sequence ATGGAGAAGTACCAGAACCTTGTCAAAAACATACTTGAAAACGCAAACTATAAGCCAAACAGAACCTCCGTAGACACCATCTCGACTTTCAGCCAGTTCTACAGAATCGATCTATCGCAAGGATTTCCACTGGTGACAACTAAAGACATGTCCGGATACCGGTGGAACTCCCTTATCCATGAACTCCTATGGTATTTCTCAGGAGAAGAACACATCAAGAACCTCAGAGAGGAGACGAAGATCTGGGATGCCTGGGCTGATGAGGAAGGAAAACTGGAGACCGCTTATGGCAGATTCTGGAGAAGATTCCCGGTTCCAGATGAAAATTCTCATCTTCCTGGAGAGACGTGGTCAGAAGAAGATGATCACAGATGGGTAGATGAGGAAGAAGATGGCGCTCTTACTTTCGACCAGATACAGTACGTTATTGATCAGTTAAACGAGAATCCGAAGTCCCGAAGAATAGTTGTGAATGCATGGCACCCCGCTAATGCTACAGTATCAAAGCTTCCGCCGTGTCACTTCAGCTTTGTATTCAATGTTCAGGACGGAAAACTGAATACTCATCTGACACAGCGATCCGGTGATACAGCGCTTGGAATACCTTTCAATATTGCTGCATACTCCTTGATTACGAGAATGATTGCGAAACAGACCGATCTTGAGCTCGGCGAGTTCGCACATACAATCGTAGACGCACACATCTACTGCGGGACGGAAGAGAGAGGTAAATGGTATGGAAACAACTTGGAAGAACTGAAAGATAGAGTCAGTAAATGCGAGGATAGACAAGACTATCTGGAAGTCAGAGACTGGATACTGGAGAATGCACCGGAAGAAAATGAAGGAGAAGAGAAAAAAGATCACATACCCGGGTTGTTGAAACAGCTTTCCCGTGAACCACGTGAAAGACCGGAAATGGAAGTTCCGGACAAACCAATAGATGAAATGAAACATGATGACTTCCAACTCAAAAACTACAAACCTCATGAAGGAATCAAATTCGGGATCGCAGAATGA
- the scpB gene encoding SMC-Scp complex subunit ScpB, producing the protein MDKKKSRLEAALFLSEEPVDREEIADILDLGSMGYVETLIEEYRGELEEDHRGLELVETPKGYELKVKKDHLDHVAHLAPHQDLNEGQLRTLSLIAYNAPLEQADLVETRGNRAYQHVKEMVNRGFISKEKDGRTAILNVTDHFLEYFDIESVDEFKRQFENEQAGREGEQQGVDMFE; encoded by the coding sequence GTGGATAAAAAGAAATCAAGGCTTGAAGCTGCACTTTTCCTATCCGAAGAACCGGTCGACAGAGAAGAAATAGCAGACATACTCGATCTTGGAAGCATGGGGTATGTGGAAACGCTTATAGAAGAATATAGGGGAGAGCTGGAAGAAGACCACAGAGGTCTAGAGCTGGTAGAAACACCGAAAGGCTATGAACTGAAAGTGAAAAAGGATCATCTGGATCATGTGGCCCATTTAGCTCCTCACCAAGATCTTAATGAAGGACAGTTGAGAACTCTCAGCCTCATCGCATATAATGCTCCTCTTGAACAGGCAGATCTGGTTGAAACAAGAGGGAACAGAGCCTATCAGCACGTGAAGGAGATGGTGAACAGAGGTTTTATCTCGAAAGAGAAAGATGGTAGAACAGCGATACTCAATGTAACAGATCACTTCCTCGAATACTTCGATATAGAATCCGTCGATGAGTTCAAGAGACAGTTCGAGAACGAACAAGCCGGGAGAGAGGGAGAACAGCAGGGCGTCGATATGTTCGAATAA
- a CDS encoding serine hydroxymethyltransferase (catalyzes the reaction of glycine with 5,10-methylenetetrahydrofolate to form L-serine and tetrahydrofolate): MEHRDLSEADPEVYKALKNEIERQESESLEMIASENFVPKQILEAQGSVLTNKYAEGYPGKRYYAGCEYHDKVENLARNRACEIFNADHANVQPHSGTTANIGIYGKFVGQDGKILGPVLSHGGHLSHGHSVSISGDMFDFGTYPISKETGRFEKEDIMEAAKEHDPELIVCGYSAYPREVDFEMFREVADEVDAMLMADIAHISGLVAAGEHPSPFPHCDIVTTTTHKSIRGARGGMILCKEEYADDVDSAVFPYSQGGPLMHQIAGKAVCFKEAMKPEFEDYAKQINKNTEALAEGLQSQGLNLVSGGTDNHLVLVDLRDEDINGKKAEKALEDVNIVANKNAVPYDPEPPMVTSGIRIGTPALTTRGMKEDELREIGEVIGDRIENPEDKNLGEEIRQRVSELLERYPLYEGSEVEF; encoded by the coding sequence ATGGAGCACCGAGATCTTTCTGAGGCAGATCCCGAAGTCTACAAAGCACTAAAAAACGAAATTGAGAGGCAGGAAAGTGAGTCACTGGAGATGATCGCTTCCGAAAATTTTGTGCCCAAACAGATTCTAGAGGCTCAAGGTTCAGTTTTGACGAACAAGTATGCCGAAGGATACCCTGGTAAAAGATACTATGCAGGATGTGAATACCATGATAAAGTCGAAAACCTGGCCAGGAACCGTGCATGTGAAATATTCAATGCAGATCACGCCAATGTCCAGCCTCATTCAGGTACTACAGCGAACATAGGGATCTACGGCAAGTTTGTCGGACAAGATGGTAAGATACTCGGCCCTGTTCTATCACATGGCGGACACTTATCTCATGGACACAGTGTCAGCATATCCGGTGACATGTTTGACTTTGGAACATATCCAATAAGTAAGGAAACAGGAAGATTTGAGAAAGAGGATATAATGGAAGCAGCAAAAGAACATGACCCAGAACTTATCGTCTGCGGGTACTCAGCTTACCCAAGAGAAGTTGACTTTGAAATGTTCCGGGAGGTCGCGGATGAGGTAGATGCGATGCTGATGGCGGATATAGCACATATTTCAGGTCTGGTGGCGGCTGGAGAACATCCTTCTCCATTCCCGCACTGTGATATAGTAACTACCACCACCCATAAATCGATCAGAGGCGCTAGGGGCGGGATGATACTCTGTAAGGAAGAATATGCCGATGATGTCGACAGCGCAGTTTTCCCTTACTCACAGGGAGGTCCGCTTATGCATCAGATAGCCGGGAAAGCAGTATGTTTCAAGGAAGCGATGAAACCAGAGTTCGAAGACTATGCGAAACAAATAAACAAAAATACTGAAGCCCTGGCAGAAGGACTTCAATCACAGGGATTGAATCTTGTATCTGGAGGAACAGACAATCATCTAGTGCTGGTTGATCTAAGAGATGAGGATATAAACGGGAAAAAGGCAGAAAAAGCTCTCGAGGATGTAAATATAGTTGCCAATAAAAACGCTGTGCCTTATGATCCTGAGCCACCGATGGTAACTTCCGGAATTAGAATCGGAACACCGGCCCTTACCACACGTGGAATGAAGGAAGATGAGCTCAGAGAGATCGGAGAAGTAATCGGTGATAGAATTGAGAATCCTGAGGACAAGAATTTGGGTGAAGAAATTAGACAGAGGGTATCAGAACTATTAGAAAGGTATCCGCTTTACGAGGGATCGGAAGTAGAGTTTTGA